The Cucumis melo cultivar AY chromosome 6, USDA_Cmelo_AY_1.0, whole genome shotgun sequence genome includes a region encoding these proteins:
- the LOC103491801 gene encoding probable WRKY transcription factor 75 → MENYQMFFPCSDGGGGLSAYHHADMSSGGASDMFGNFQGGDMEAVSGFLGMKREVDGATVEAEGGGRKKGEKKVRKPRYAFQTRSQVDILDDGYRWRKYGQKAVKNNKFPRSYYRCTHQGCNVKKQVQRLTRDEGVVVTTYEGMHTHSIDKPTDNFEQILSRMQIYSTPF, encoded by the exons aTGGAGAATTATCAGATGTTTTTTCCTTGCTCCGATGGCGGCGGAGGACTGTCAGCCTATCATCATGCGGACATGTCATCCGGCGGTGCTTCTGATATGTTCGGTAATTTTCAGGGTGGCGATATGGAGGCGGTAAGTGGGTTTTTGGGGATGAAAAGAGAGGTGGATGGGGCGACGGTGGAAGCAGAGggcggtgggagaaagaagggAGAGAAGAAGGTGAGGAAACCGAGATATGCTTTCCAGACAAGAAGCCAAGTTGACATTCTTGACGATGGGTATCGTTGGAGAAAATATGGTCAAAAAGCTGTAAAAAACAACAAGTTTCCTAG GAGCTATTATAGATGCACACATCAAGGGTGCAATGTGAAGAAACAAGTGCAAAGGCTAACAAGAGATGAAGGGGTGGTGGTGACAACATATGAAGGAATGCACACACACTCCATTGATAAGCCAACAGATAACTTTGAACAAATATTGAGTAGAATGCAGATTTATAGTACTCCTTTTTGA